One region of Takifugu flavidus isolate HTHZ2018 chromosome 14, ASM371156v2, whole genome shotgun sequence genomic DNA includes:
- the LOC130537711 gene encoding 4-hydroxyphenylpyruvate dioxygenase-like, whose translation LSPPQTARERGAVVVREPWVEQDDHGKVKYAIIQTYGDTTHTLIEYLGPYTGLFLPGYKEPLYKDPLLAKLPPPGLRFIDHIVGNQPDDQMVPVTDWYQKCLLFHRFWSIDDKQIYTDYSSLRSIVVANYEETIKMPINEPAVGKRISQIQEYVDYNGGPGVQHIALNTSNIIEAIVNLRARGMDFLSAPDTYYDDLRQKLKTAKIKVEEDLDVLQKLRILVDFDDKGYLLQIFTKPMQDRPTLFLEVIQRKNHFVSGSEDNHCARGSIVNVEKVIMDENLPPPSVPEMVV comes from the exons CTCTCCCCCCCACAGACGGCCAGGGAGCGAGGAGCCGTGGTGGTCAGGGAGCCCTGGGTGGAGCAGGACGACCACGGGAAGGTCAAGTACGCCATCATTCAAACG TACGGGGACACAACGCACACCCTCATCGAGTACCTCGGCCCCTACACAGGCCTTTTCCTGCCAGGCTACAAAGAGCCTCTGTACAAGGATCCTCTGTTAGCAAAACT GCCCCCCCCAGGCCTGCGCTTTATCGATCACATTGTGGGAAATCAGCCAGATGATCAAATGGTGCCCGTCACAGACTG GTATCAGAAATGTTTGCTGTTCCATCGGTTCTGGTCCATAGACGATAAACAGATCTACACGGATTACAGTTCGCTGAGATCCATCGTCGTGGCTAATTATGAAGAGACCATCAAGATGCCCATCAATGAGCCGGCCGTGGGGAAAAGGATCTCACAAATCCAG GAATACGTGGACTATAACGGAGGACCGGGCGTGCAGCACATCGCCCTCAACACCTCGAACATCATTGAAGCT ATAGTGAACCTGCGTGCCCGAGGGATGGACTTCCTTTCAGCACCTGACACCTACTACGACGACCTGCGGCAGAAGCTCAAAACGGCAAAGatcaaggtggaggaggacctcGATGTTCTACAG aaACTGAGAATCTTGGTTGATTTTGATGACAAGGGCTACCTCCTTCAAATCTTCACCAAACCCATGCAGGACAGGCCAACCCTCTTTCTGGAGGTCATCCAGCGGAAAAACCATTTTGTAAGTGGTTCTGAGGATAATCACTGTGCACGT GGATCGATAGTCAATGTCGAGAAAGTCATCATGGATGAAAACCTGccccctccgtctgtccctgAGATGGTCGTCTAG
- the LOC130538056 gene encoding acetylcholine receptor subunit delta-like: MESNKHQDITFYLVIRRKPLFYVVNIIIPCVLISFLASLVYYLPADSGEKMTLSISVLLAQSVFLLLISQRLQKHPRPFLLL; this comes from the exons atggagagcaacaagcatcaggacatcaccttctacctggtcatcagacgcaaacctctcttctacgtggtcaacatcatcatcccctgcgtgctcatctccttcctggcctcgctggtctactacctgcccgcagaca gtggtgagaagatgacactgtccatctcggtgctgctcgctcagtctgtcttcctactcttgatctctcaaaggctccagaaacatccacgtccgttcctcttattgtga